A single genomic interval of Primulina huaijiensis isolate GDHJ02 chromosome 7, ASM1229523v2, whole genome shotgun sequence harbors:
- the LOC140980411 gene encoding uncharacterized protein produces MNQTTGRRSFAQVQQKLKKEKGRPPSRVELFHACFTHANGSPSGNIVAEKLAAMKELENQPPENDDYQIGQNDLTVNEEDFY; encoded by the exons ATGAATCAGACAACTGGAAGAAGATCTTTCGCTCAAGTGCAACAAAAATTG aaaaaagaaaaagggcgACCTCCATCACGAGTTGAATTATTTCATGCTTGTTTCACTCATGCTAATGGAAGTCCCTCAGGCAACATTGTGGCAGAAAAATTG GCTGCAATGAAAGAACTAGAAAATCAACCTCCAGAAAATGATGATTATCAAATTGGTCAAAATGAC TTGACAGTTAATGAGGAAGATTTCTACTAG